A window from Borrelia sp. P9F1 encodes these proteins:
- the gltX gene encoding glutamate--tRNA ligase, with the protein MNVRVRYAPSPTGLQHIGGIRTALFNYFFAKSCGGKFLLRIEDTDQTRYFKEAEDDLYRSLEWLGVDFDEGPTCGGPYEPYVQSKRTAIYDGYARRLVESGGAYYCYCTPERLERIRKIQTVNKMATGYDRHCRNLNESEIQDALSLGIKPVVRFKVPLDGETSFNDILLDKVTWLNKDINPDPIILKSDGLPTYHLANVIDDHLMKVTHVLRAQEWVASGPLHVLLYNAFGWTPPVYCHLPMVMGSDGQKLSKRHGATSLRQFIEDGYLPEAIINYITLLGWSYDDKKEFFTSDELQKLFCIKKINKSPAIFDYHKLDFFNSHYIREKEDEELAKLLLPLLQKVSYLKEDIEHKDKETLILLIPLIKTRIRKLNEAVNMLKFFYEDIKTWNLGEFLGKKKTVGDIYLILDKIKPILEGFQTRTSDENEKVFNDFARDNNLKIGEVLLPVRIAVLGSKVSPPLFDSLKLLGKDKVFDRINLAQEFLKRHE; encoded by the coding sequence TTGAACGTAAGAGTTAGATATGCACCTTCTCCAACGGGGTTGCAGCATATTGGAGGAATTAGAACAGCTTTATTTAATTATTTCTTCGCCAAGTCATGTGGTGGGAAATTTTTACTCAGAATTGAGGATACGGATCAGACGAGATATTTCAAAGAAGCCGAAGATGACCTTTATCGAAGTTTAGAGTGGCTTGGTGTTGATTTTGATGAGGGACCCACTTGTGGTGGACCTTATGAACCTTACGTTCAGTCGAAGAGAACGGCAATATATGATGGGTATGCTAGGAGGTTAGTTGAATCGGGGGGTGCTTATTATTGTTATTGCACACCGGAGAGATTAGAAAGAATCAGAAAGATCCAGACTGTTAACAAGATGGCAACGGGGTATGATAGACATTGTAGAAATTTAAATGAGAGTGAGATTCAAGATGCTTTAAGTTTGGGAATAAAACCTGTTGTTAGGTTTAAAGTTCCCCTTGATGGAGAGACTAGTTTTAACGATATTTTGCTTGACAAAGTAACATGGTTGAATAAGGATATTAACCCTGATCCTATTATTCTTAAATCTGACGGACTTCCAACTTATCACCTTGCAAATGTTATTGATGATCATTTAATGAAAGTGACGCATGTCTTAAGGGCACAGGAGTGGGTGGCCTCAGGACCTTTGCATGTTCTTCTTTATAATGCTTTTGGATGGACTCCTCCTGTTTATTGTCACCTTCCGATGGTAATGGGTAGTGATGGACAAAAATTGAGTAAGAGGCATGGAGCTACGTCTTTAAGACAATTTATTGAGGATGGATATCTTCCAGAGGCTATTATTAATTACATTACCTTACTTGGATGGTCTTATGATGATAAGAAAGAATTTTTTACGAGTGATGAACTTCAAAAACTGTTCTGCATTAAGAAGATAAATAAATCTCCTGCTATTTTCGATTATCATAAATTAGATTTTTTTAATAGTCATTACATTAGAGAGAAGGAAGACGAAGAATTGGCTAAACTTTTACTTCCTTTGTTGCAAAAAGTATCCTATCTTAAAGAAGATATTGAGCATAAAGATAAGGAAACATTAATACTTTTAATACCTCTTATAAAGACAAGAATTAGAAAGCTTAATGAAGCTGTAAATATGCTTAAATTTTTTTACGAAGATATTAAAACGTGGAATTTAGGTGAGTTTTTGGGCAAAAAGAAGACAGTGGGTGACATTTATCTGATTTTAGACAAAATTAAGCCAATATTAGAAGGATTTCAAACAAGGACATCGGATGAGAACGAGAAAGTGTTTAATGATTTTGCTAGGGACAATAACCTAAAGATAGGGGAAGTTCTTCTTCCGGTTAGGATTGCAGTGCTTGGTAGCAAGGTATCACCTCCTCTTTTTGATTCTTTAAAACTACTTGGGAAAGATAAAGTTTTTGATAGAATAAACCTAGCACAAGAATTTTTGAAAAGACATGAATAA
- a CDS encoding HD-GYP domain-containing protein: protein MGGLGNLAKDIKSFSYVIDKDFLVWPENSLVKPKNVELIEKWKLEEELHTKDCFFDESLMNKGSMSMHAECDKESISSYHVLVSNLEEVYETCKKNKKIYYQDVLPTAKKVIEFYKKNQKTFIKYIKIPNFLSDYHIVHSVNTAILTAALGSEMNLNNHKTVELCTVALLHKIGFLFIPSKISEKQGKLSDEEFDMIKKYPVLSYKIISTTDFSHSICTTLLNHKENLDGSGYPKKLKSENISIESNIIGAASAYSAIILDKTYKKSLNSGASLIELIQDADKKFDKRVLKLIIKVLSQCPLGFIVELNDESVAKIVKVNEENLNYPYIKYIIKDGKVVPPNESQDYIKSIPKTKTGIKKILGQSEIESLLKRYSLKEI from the coding sequence ATGGGTGGTCTTGGTAATTTAGCAAAAGACATAAAATCTTTTTCTTATGTCATAGATAAAGACTTTTTGGTCTGGCCCGAGAATTCTCTTGTAAAGCCAAAGAATGTTGAACTGATTGAAAAATGGAAATTGGAAGAGGAACTTCACACAAAGGATTGCTTCTTTGATGAATCACTGATGAATAAGGGAAGCATGTCGATGCATGCGGAATGCGATAAGGAATCAATTTCAAGCTATCACGTACTAGTAAGCAATTTGGAAGAAGTATATGAGACTTGTAAAAAAAATAAAAAGATTTATTATCAGGACGTCCTGCCAACTGCTAAGAAGGTGATAGAGTTTTATAAGAAAAATCAAAAAACATTTATTAAATATATTAAAATACCTAACTTTTTGTCCGATTACCATATTGTACACTCAGTAAACACTGCCATACTAACAGCAGCACTTGGGAGCGAGATGAATTTAAATAATCACAAGACTGTTGAATTGTGCACGGTAGCTCTTCTTCACAAAATAGGATTTCTGTTTATACCTTCAAAGATAAGCGAAAAACAAGGGAAATTAAGTGATGAAGAATTTGACATGATTAAAAAATATCCTGTACTCAGTTATAAGATTATATCTACAACTGATTTTTCACATTCCATCTGTACAACGTTACTAAATCATAAGGAAAATTTAGATGGCTCAGGTTATCCCAAAAAACTTAAAAGTGAGAATATTAGCATTGAGTCAAATATCATTGGAGCTGCTAGTGCATATAGTGCAATTATTTTGGATAAAACATACAAGAAATCCTTAAACTCTGGTGCATCTCTTATAGAATTAATACAGGACGCCGATAAAAAATTTGATAAAAGGGTTTTAAAACTAATCATTAAGGTACTCTCTCAATGCCCACTGGGTTTTATTGTGGAACTTAACGATGAATCAGTTGCTAAGATAGTAAAAGTCAACGAAGAGAACCTCAATTATCCATACATAAAGTACATAATCAAAGACGGCAAAGTTGTACCTCCTAATGAAAGCCAAGATTACATTAAGTCAATACCCAAAACGAAAACGGGAATTAAAAAAATACTCGGACAAAGCGAGATAGAATCTCTTTTAAAAAGATACTCTTTAAAAGAAATATAA
- a CDS encoding 5'-methylthioadenosine/adenosylhomocysteine nucleosidase produces MVLIISAMDAEAEEVNSIIENRQELALDGYLGNKKIHKGNISGYEVISLTTGIGKVNAATWVSYVISKYKINRIINSGTAGGIREDSNLSIKDIVVSSEVAFHDFDLTKFGHKIGQVPGLPQKFKSDEVMLRKSVKVIEDKIKDVSAHIGLILTGDQFIGDKNQLEAIKSNFPDALAVEMEGAAIAQVAHTFGIPFIITRSISDLPNTKDNHIDFDKFLKIASVNSARMVKELVGLIEEDQHDK; encoded by the coding sequence ATGGTTTTAATCATATCCGCAATGGATGCGGAGGCGGAAGAAGTAAATAGTATAATCGAGAATAGACAGGAACTTGCATTAGACGGCTATCTGGGCAATAAAAAAATTCATAAGGGGAATATTTCGGGGTATGAGGTAATCTCTTTAACTACTGGTATTGGTAAGGTAAATGCTGCTACTTGGGTTAGTTATGTTATATCAAAATATAAAATTAATCGCATAATCAACTCGGGAACCGCTGGTGGGATAAGGGAAGACTCTAATCTGAGTATTAAAGACATAGTAGTATCATCAGAGGTAGCATTTCATGATTTTGATTTAACTAAGTTTGGGCATAAAATAGGACAAGTGCCTGGATTGCCTCAAAAATTCAAATCGGATGAAGTAATGCTTAGAAAATCAGTTAAGGTTATAGAGGATAAAATCAAAGATGTAAGTGCTCATATTGGTTTGATACTTACAGGAGACCAATTTATTGGAGACAAAAATCAGCTAGAGGCAATCAAGAGCAACTTCCCAGATGCTTTAGCTGTAGAAATGGAAGGGGCTGCTATTGCACAAGTTGCACATACATTTGGAATACCTTTCATCATCACGCGTTCTATATCTGACTTACCAAACACTAAAGATAACCACATAGATTTCGATAAATTTCTAAAAATCGCATCCGTAAATTCGGCTAGAATGGTCAAGGAACTTGTTGGACTCATAGAAGAGGATCAGCATGATAAATAA
- the metK gene encoding methionine adenosyltransferase, whose amino-acid sequence MINKISTSEAVSEGHPDKIADQISDAILDEMLKKDKMAKVACETLVSQNLVVIAGEINSTAKKDINIKEIARHIIKNIGYTNIEYGLDYKSVTIIDAIGYQSIDIANAVNRKDTTATGAGDQGIIFGYACNETENFLPIAYELSNLILQKASKLRKTGAIKWLRPDAKSQVTIEYNSDKNPTRISTIVVSHQHDPDVSQEVIRQTLIKEIIEPTLKSKSMFEPNIRYYINPSGNFVIGGPTGDTGLTGRKIIADSYGGFARHGGGAYSGKDATKVDRSAAYMARYIAKNMVAAGISREFEIQLAYAIGIASPVSIKITSGINDDAYENRILNFIINNFNLTPDGIIEKLKLREPIYSKTSTYGHFGKNELEWEKLDFVDKIKEEFKL is encoded by the coding sequence ATGATAAATAAGATATCAACGTCTGAGGCTGTATCCGAAGGTCATCCCGACAAGATTGCAGACCAGATTTCTGACGCAATCCTTGATGAGATGCTAAAAAAAGACAAAATGGCTAAAGTCGCATGTGAAACGTTAGTTTCACAAAATTTAGTGGTCATAGCAGGAGAAATAAACAGCACAGCAAAGAAAGACATAAACATAAAGGAGATTGCTAGACACATAATAAAAAATATTGGATATACAAACATAGAATATGGACTTGACTATAAATCTGTTACAATAATCGATGCTATTGGATATCAATCAATAGACATTGCAAATGCAGTTAATAGAAAAGACACAACGGCCACTGGGGCGGGGGATCAGGGGATAATATTTGGTTATGCTTGCAATGAAACTGAAAATTTTTTGCCAATAGCATACGAGCTATCTAACTTAATTTTACAAAAAGCCAGTAAGCTTAGGAAAACAGGGGCAATTAAGTGGCTTCGACCTGATGCTAAGTCACAAGTCACCATTGAATACAATTCCGATAAAAATCCTACTCGAATAAGCACTATCGTTGTTTCTCATCAACACGATCCCGATGTTTCTCAAGAAGTCATACGCCAGACACTAATCAAAGAGATCATAGAACCCACCCTTAAAAGTAAATCAATGTTTGAGCCTAACATTAGATACTACATTAATCCTTCAGGGAATTTCGTTATCGGAGGACCAACTGGAGACACGGGGCTTACGGGAAGAAAGATTATCGCTGACAGCTACGGTGGGTTTGCAAGACATGGAGGAGGCGCTTATAGTGGGAAAGATGCCACTAAAGTTGACCGTTCGGCTGCTTACATGGCGAGATATATTGCTAAGAACATGGTGGCGGCAGGTATTTCTAGAGAATTTGAAATACAACTTGCTTATGCCATTGGCATTGCTAGCCCAGTATCCATTAAGATAACTTCAGGAATAAATGACGACGCATACGAGAATAGGATATTAAACTTTATCATAAATAATTTTAATCTAACTCCAGATGGTATAATTGAAAAGCTAAAATTAAGAGAGCCCATCTACTCCAAAACATCCACATACGGGCACTTCGGAAAAAATGAACTAGAATGGGAGAAGTTAGACTTTGTAGACAAAATTAAGGAGGAATTTAAATTATGA
- a CDS encoding S-ribosylhomocysteine lyase — MNKISSFTIDHTRLNPGIYISRKDVFENVTFTTVDIRMKAPNREPVINNAEMHTIEHIGASLIRNHQDWGLKTLYFGPMGCRTGFYLVLLGDHESRDLVNLISWLFTGIVNFQGDLKDAGTTEKECGNYQDHNLTMAKYESSQYLKILTNATDENLNYPS, encoded by the coding sequence ATGAATAAAATATCAAGCTTTACGATTGATCACACAAGACTGAATCCCGGCATATACATCTCAAGGAAAGATGTTTTTGAAAATGTAACATTTACTACCGTAGATATTAGAATGAAGGCCCCTAATAGAGAGCCTGTAATAAACAACGCAGAAATGCACACAATTGAGCACATAGGTGCCTCGCTAATCAGGAATCATCAAGATTGGGGTCTGAAAACATTATACTTCGGGCCAATGGGCTGTAGAACTGGATTTTATTTAGTCCTTTTGGGAGACCACGAGAGCAGGGATCTTGTTAATTTAATATCTTGGCTTTTCACTGGGATAGTAAACTTCCAAGGAGACCTCAAGGATGCGGGCACAACTGAAAAGGAATGTGGAAACTACCAAGATCACAATCTGACCATGGCAAAATATGAGTCCAGTCAGTATCTAAAAATACTGACGAATGCTACAGATGAAAACCTAAACTACCCCTCCTAA
- a CDS encoding HIT family protein: MSGCVFCKIIRGELSSYKVYEDDLVLAFLDINPLNVGHTLVVPKQHSNDALVMDDTLNGRVLEVCKRTALALKKLNSGICGGVNIYTAIGSEAGQIIFHTHFHVVPRFQGDKFGFIRGSNVNLVEDEFLDLSKRIGRNI; encoded by the coding sequence TTGAGTGGTTGTGTTTTTTGCAAGATAATAAGGGGTGAGCTGTCTTCTTATAAGGTTTATGAGGATGATTTAGTGCTTGCCTTTCTTGACATTAATCCTTTAAATGTAGGGCATACGCTTGTTGTTCCCAAACAGCATAGCAATGATGCTTTAGTTATGGATGATACGCTTAATGGTAGGGTATTGGAAGTGTGTAAGAGAACAGCTCTTGCTTTGAAGAAGTTGAATTCAGGTATTTGTGGTGGAGTCAACATTTATACTGCAATTGGTTCTGAAGCTGGGCAAATTATTTTTCACACTCATTTTCATGTAGTTCCAAGATTCCAGGGAGATAAATTTGGGTTTATAAGAGGCTCTAATGTTAATCTAGTAGAAGATGAATTTTTGGATTTATCCAAAAGGATAGGTCGAAATATTTAA
- the mgtE gene encoding magnesium transporter produces MMDVVFLKTLLEEKRYSEIKEELLKYDAFDISETMRRLNGSDLILLYRFLPKKVAVEAFSNFDQVTRNKLANSFTNKEISEMIDELNLDDVIDLLEEVPANVVQRFLASSTEENREIINKFLSYSDDSAGSIVKIEYIELKDYFSVREALDYIRKVAKTKEDVYTYYITDEEKRLRGVVKIEDLMLSRDDVVISSIMRTSGFYIVKVGDGKEDVALLFQNHDILSVPVVDNEGRMIGIIVIDDILEVVQSLNTEDFHIMAAVTPLGESYLDTSIFDMTKNRIVWLLILMISSTLTATIITSYQNLILSLVILTSFIPLLMDTSGNAGSQASALIIRELALGTLKVKDLFRVLFKEVCVSVLVGSILAGINFLRVVFFVIPDNDERFRIAFVVSSCLMIGLMVAKVLGGLLPIFAKILRIDPALMAGPLITTIADVITLIAYFNIARLVLYNYF; encoded by the coding sequence ATGATGGATGTTGTATTTTTAAAGACCTTACTTGAGGAGAAGAGATACTCTGAAATAAAAGAAGAGCTTTTAAAGTATGATGCTTTTGATATTAGTGAAACGATGAGGAGACTTAATGGTTCTGATTTGATTTTACTTTATAGGTTTCTGCCCAAGAAAGTTGCTGTTGAGGCTTTTTCTAATTTTGACCAAGTCACAAGAAATAAGTTAGCTAATTCTTTTACTAACAAAGAAATAAGTGAAATGATAGATGAGTTAAACCTTGACGATGTTATTGATCTTTTGGAAGAAGTGCCGGCAAATGTTGTGCAGAGATTTTTAGCAAGTTCTACTGAGGAAAATAGAGAAATTATTAATAAATTTTTGTCTTACAGCGATGATTCTGCTGGTTCAATTGTAAAGATAGAATACATTGAGCTTAAAGATTATTTTTCTGTTAGAGAAGCTCTTGACTACATTAGAAAGGTGGCAAAGACTAAGGAAGATGTCTATACTTACTATATTACAGATGAAGAGAAGAGATTAAGAGGAGTTGTCAAGATTGAAGATTTAATGTTGTCCAGGGATGATGTTGTCATTTCTTCAATAATGAGAACGAGTGGATTTTATATTGTAAAAGTTGGCGATGGAAAGGAAGATGTTGCTCTTCTTTTTCAAAATCATGATATCTTGAGTGTTCCTGTTGTTGATAATGAGGGAAGAATGATAGGAATTATTGTTATTGACGATATTCTTGAGGTTGTACAGAGTTTAAATACTGAAGATTTTCATATAATGGCCGCTGTTACTCCCTTAGGCGAATCTTACCTTGATACTTCTATTTTTGACATGACAAAAAATAGAATAGTCTGGCTCTTAATTCTTATGATATCTTCTACTTTAACAGCTACCATAATTACAAGTTATCAGAATTTGATTTTATCTTTGGTAATCTTAACTAGTTTTATTCCACTTTTGATGGATACATCAGGAAATGCTGGTTCCCAAGCTTCTGCATTAATTATTCGTGAGCTTGCTCTTGGAACTCTTAAGGTAAAGGATCTTTTTCGTGTCTTATTTAAGGAAGTGTGTGTCAGCGTATTAGTTGGCTCAATCCTTGCTGGTATTAACTTTTTAAGGGTCGTATTTTTTGTAATACCTGATAATGATGAGAGGTTTAGAATAGCCTTTGTTGTCTCTTCATGTTTGATGATAGGCCTGATGGTGGCAAAGGTATTAGGAGGTCTTTTGCCTATTTTTGCTAAGATTTTAAGAATTGATCCAGCCTTGATGGCGGGGCCTTTAATTACTACTATTGCTGATGTTATTACCTTGATTGCCTATTTTAATATAGCTAGATTGGTGCTGTATAATTATTTCTGA
- a CDS encoding trehalase family glycosidase, protein MSKRIFPKIYYYDQDFIDIYNKSLSWIQDKIVFPQTLERGRREKNYYSESLDFIDQMQACLSSFFLVYSNGEYSPTSTIDKFYQLQETSGAIRSRYDKSNKVIYIEGNDESIGMPIFAWAEYNLYHKTGNKRRISDVLPVLDKYYRWIEKKFLKSNGLYSIDVNKIFYKNSPREDVCYPIDFNSLQVHSAYCISKLADILNDKNLSLEYKKRFFSLKAKINSLMWDEGDGFYYDLDANENIIRCKTIVGFLPMLSEIPSEDRIERMVFYLKSDQHFGTLNPFPTLSVNDSKFNLDGNGYYGSVYTYMNFFIIKGLEYCRRANIAREFTIRHLYYVLDTLLPDGKVKGHIWEAYKPMNEGPAYFDVEKKILPEKDIICYLALFSISLMIENIIGLTISLPDKTVYWNIPALEVMGIERLSLRRNQTTIICNKGKRGWEIKMESEKLYYFTINILNKKEKTLPIPSGRCSMLLDKL, encoded by the coding sequence TTGAGTAAGAGAATATTTCCAAAAATATACTATTATGATCAGGATTTTATTGATATCTACAATAAAAGTCTGTCCTGGATACAGGACAAAATTGTTTTCCCTCAGACTTTAGAGAGAGGTAGGCGAGAAAAAAATTATTATTCTGAGAGTCTTGACTTCATAGACCAAATGCAGGCTTGTCTTTCAAGCTTTTTTCTTGTCTACAGTAATGGAGAGTATTCTCCTACATCTACCATTGATAAATTTTATCAACTTCAGGAAACATCAGGTGCGATTAGATCTCGTTATGACAAGAGCAATAAGGTTATTTATATAGAAGGAAATGATGAGAGCATTGGGATGCCGATTTTCGCCTGGGCAGAATATAACTTATACCATAAAACAGGCAATAAGAGACGCATTTCTGATGTTTTGCCAGTTCTTGACAAATATTATCGATGGATAGAGAAAAAGTTTTTAAAGAGTAATGGACTTTATTCAATTGACGTAAATAAGATCTTTTACAAGAATTCTCCTAGAGAAGATGTGTGTTATCCAATTGATTTCAACTCATTACAAGTACATAGTGCGTATTGTATTTCGAAATTGGCAGACATATTGAATGATAAAAATTTATCGCTTGAGTATAAGAAAAGGTTTTTTTCCCTTAAGGCCAAGATTAATTCGTTGATGTGGGATGAGGGTGATGGATTTTATTACGATCTTGACGCTAATGAGAACATTATTAGGTGTAAAACAATTGTGGGTTTCCTGCCCATGCTTTCTGAGATCCCAAGTGAAGATAGAATAGAGAGAATGGTTTTTTATTTAAAAAGTGATCAACACTTTGGTACTTTAAATCCCTTTCCTACTCTTTCTGTTAATGATTCTAAATTTAATTTAGATGGAAATGGGTACTATGGTTCTGTTTACACTTATATGAATTTTTTTATTATTAAAGGCCTTGAGTACTGTAGGCGTGCAAATATTGCAAGAGAGTTTACCATAAGGCATTTGTATTACGTGTTGGATACTCTGTTACCCGACGGTAAGGTTAAGGGGCATATTTGGGAGGCTTATAAGCCAATGAATGAGGGTCCAGCTTATTTTGATGTTGAGAAGAAAATTCTTCCAGAAAAGGATATTATTTGTTATCTTGCACTTTTTAGTATTAGCCTGATGATAGAAAATATTATTGGTCTTACAATTAGTTTACCGGATAAGACAGTCTATTGGAATATTCCTGCTCTTGAAGTTATGGGGATAGAACGCTTATCTCTTAGAAGAAATCAAACCACAATTATTTGCAATAAGGGCAAGAGGGGCTGGGAGATAAAGATGGAATCTGAAAAACTTTATTACTTTACAATAAATATATTAAATAAGAAAGAAAAGACCCTGCCTATACCTTCGGGTAGATGCTCTATGCTTTTAGATAAGTTATAG
- a CDS encoding BMP family protein yields the protein MGGLFLILLTFFLSCSGSRDAGGTSKVSMLIDGNFDDKSFNESAWKGAMKLSEDFGIEVVPKESTSNSYLADIEALRDNGSNFIWLVGYKLSNVSISVALENPDVRYANIDPVYEENVIVPGNLAAITFRTEEGAFLVGYIAAKTTKTGKIGFLGGIEGAIVNSFRFGYEAGAKYANKDIVIRSGYVGSFADTETGRSMASKMYSDGIDIIYHAAGLGGLGAIEVAREMGEGHYIIGVDQDQSFLAPENIITSSIKDIGQVVYILTANYLKTSTFEGGKVLSYGLKEGFVGFVRNPKMIPFKLEKELDDVSDKIINGEITVPRSAGEYKTFLDGIL from the coding sequence ATGGGGGGGCTGTTTTTAATTTTACTTACTTTCTTTTTGTCATGCTCTGGTTCTAGGGATGCGGGAGGGACTTCTAAGGTCTCTATGTTAATTGATGGGAATTTTGATGATAAATCTTTTAATGAGAGTGCTTGGAAGGGTGCTATGAAGCTGAGTGAGGATTTTGGGATAGAGGTGGTGCCTAAGGAGTCTACTTCGAATTCTTATTTAGCTGATATTGAAGCATTAAGGGATAATGGTTCAAATTTTATATGGTTAGTTGGATATAAGCTTAGCAACGTTTCTATTAGTGTTGCTTTGGAAAATCCGGATGTAAGGTATGCGAACATTGATCCTGTTTATGAAGAAAATGTAATAGTTCCGGGGAACTTAGCAGCTATAACTTTCAGAACAGAGGAAGGAGCCTTTTTAGTGGGCTATATTGCAGCTAAAACTACTAAGACAGGCAAGATTGGGTTTTTAGGTGGAATTGAGGGTGCAATAGTTAATTCGTTTAGGTTTGGGTACGAAGCTGGTGCTAAGTATGCAAACAAAGATATTGTCATTCGTAGTGGATATGTAGGAAGTTTTGCTGATACGGAAACCGGACGTTCGATGGCAAGCAAGATGTATAGTGATGGGATTGATATTATTTATCATGCTGCGGGATTGGGTGGATTAGGAGCAATTGAGGTAGCAAGGGAGATGGGAGAAGGACATTATATCATTGGAGTTGATCAAGATCAGTCGTTCCTAGCCCCTGAGAATATTATCACTTCTTCAATCAAAGATATTGGACAAGTTGTATATATTTTGACTGCCAATTATTTAAAGACAAGTACTTTTGAGGGTGGTAAGGTGTTAAGTTATGGATTAAAGGAAGGTTTTGTAGGTTTTGTTAGAAATCCTAAGATGATTCCTTTTAAATTAGAAAAAGAATTAGATGATGTTTCTGACAAAATAATTAATGGGGAGATTACTGTTCCAAGGAGCGCTGGGGAATATAAGACTTTCCTTGATGGGATTCTTTGA
- a CDS encoding BMP family protein: MSKGMCFVFLLLFVSCVKSEESSSLSFGGKFTMGIVADAEFKDKGYLQGAFEGTMKIRDEFGINLITKILTPYPVKGKELMTKAEAALEDIYSLQKEGANFIWLIGPRYSENLLRLSYENPNVFYGIVDPIDYGSLGIRVPRNGLGIKFRHQEGAFLAGYVAAKMSRRGKVGFLSMPFLEHFGDFLVGFQAGALYANPRVRVFAKRLFETSFYDKSSSKFIAKHMYVNDGVDVIFPVAGLASLGVFEAAKELGPGRYAIGVDRDQSYLAPENIITSVIKDVGKAIYDLSVDAMKNKNFRGGRVVEQGLKEGVIDIVKDPSIIGDKLVEDLFKLQNDIIERELIVPATKYEFDLFKSKL, encoded by the coding sequence TTGTCTAAAGGTATGTGTTTTGTTTTTCTTTTGTTATTTGTGTCTTGTGTTAAATCAGAGGAATCTTCCTCTTTATCTTTTGGTGGAAAATTTACTATGGGAATTGTGGCCGATGCGGAATTTAAAGATAAGGGGTATCTACAAGGTGCTTTTGAGGGGACCATGAAGATAAGAGATGAGTTTGGAATAAATCTTATAACAAAGATTTTAACACCTTACCCTGTGAAGGGGAAGGAACTTATGACAAAAGCAGAGGCTGCGTTAGAAGATATATATTCTTTGCAAAAGGAGGGGGCTAATTTTATTTGGTTAATTGGTCCTCGTTATTCAGAGAATTTATTGAGATTGTCATATGAAAATCCTAATGTTTTTTATGGAATCGTAGATCCTATTGACTATGGTTCTCTTGGTATTAGGGTGCCTAGAAATGGTTTGGGTATTAAGTTTAGACATCAAGAGGGAGCGTTTTTAGCTGGTTATGTAGCTGCTAAGATGAGTAGGCGTGGTAAAGTTGGCTTCTTAAGTATGCCTTTTCTCGAGCATTTTGGGGATTTTTTGGTTGGATTTCAGGCAGGAGCTCTTTACGCAAACCCCAGGGTAAGGGTATTTGCAAAGAGGCTGTTCGAAACTAGCTTTTATGATAAAAGCTCCAGCAAGTTCATTGCCAAGCATATGTATGTTAATGATGGCGTTGATGTTATTTTCCCTGTGGCGGGGCTTGCTTCTCTTGGTGTTTTTGAAGCGGCAAAGGAGCTCGGACCTGGTCGCTATGCAATTGGGGTTGATAGAGATCAGTCATATCTTGCTCCTGAGAACATTATTACTTCTGTAATTAAAGACGTTGGAAAGGCGATATATGATCTTTCAGTAGATGCCATGAAGAACAAAAACTTTAGAGGAGGACGTGTTGTTGAGCAGGGATTGAAGGAAGGAGTTATTGATATTGTTAAAGATCCTAGTATCATTGGTGATAAGTTGGTTGAAGATCTTTTTAAACTTCAGAATGATATAATTGAAAGAGAACTTATTGTTCCTGCCACCAAATATGAGTTTGATTTATTTAAATCAAAATTATAG